A single window of Anomaloglossus baeobatrachus isolate aAnoBae1 chromosome 9, aAnoBae1.hap1, whole genome shotgun sequence DNA harbors:
- the LOC142250540 gene encoding cis-aconitate decarboxylase-like codes for MLSALVNKTEKFHKLSRHLHKSAVKVITGNQLEDTVTSSFASFIDGIRPEHLSDVVRHRSKRMILDNIGVGLVGSTTHVFKIVVKYCQVNTHNFPFFTWGQKGLKLSPTLAAYANGVAVHSMDFDDTWHPATHPSGAVLPAILALSQMLSHDRRVSGDDLLTAFNVGIEIQGRLMSFSSEAKNIPKKFHPPSVVGTMGSAAASAKLLSLDKDQCTHALAIAASLAGAPMANAATLAKPLHIGNATRLGLEAAILAANGMETNSLILDDVPGCSGFSAFYGDYQPKALSSPGNQYEFLLETQDIAFKSFPAHLGMHWIADASVSVRNRFEEQYGSFDPSAIQTIVLRIPVSKYINRPFPDSEHQARHSFQFNACTALLDGEVNIKSFHEDKMFRKEIHNLLSKVVVEHPQDNEANFDKMYGEVALLLKNGDVIIGKCDTFYGHWRKPLSRESLLKKFMSNAGDILQKDQIQGVIQMVENLESISDSSQLPLLLQ; via the exons ATGCTTTCTGCACTTGTCAAT AAAACGGAGAAATTTCATAAACTTTCGAGACAtcttcacaagtctgcagtgaaAG TGATTACTGGAAACCAGTTGGAAGACACAGTAACCAGCAGTTTTGCTTCATTTATCGATGGGATCCGCCCGGAGCATCTGTCTGATGTCGTCCGTCACAGAAGTAAACGCATGATCCTGGACAACATTGGTGTGGGACTGGTTGGCAGCACAACACATGTCTTTAAGATTGTGGTGAAATACTGCCAGGTAAATACCCACAATTTTCCATTCTTTACATGG GGCCAAAAAGGTTTAAAGCTTTCACCAACCCTGGCAGCCTATGCTAATGGTGTCGCT GTGCACTCTATGGACTTTGACGATACATGGCACCCTGCCACCCACCCATCAGGCGCTGTGCTCCCTGCCATTCTGGCACTGTCTCAGATGCTTTCACATGACAGAAGAGTCAGTGGGGACGATCTCCTGACAGCGTTCAATGTAGGGATTGAAATTCAAGGAAGACTGATGAGTTTCTCTAGTGAAGCAAAGAATATTCCTAAAAA ATTTCACCCACCCTCTGTCGTCGGCACCATGGGAAGTGCAGCAGCTTCAGCCAAACTTCTTTCTTTAGACAAAGACCAATGTACCCATGCCCTGGCGATCGCAGCCTCTCTCGCGGGTGCTCCAATGGCAAATGCTGCCACTCTAGCCAAGCCATTACACATCGGCAATGCAACTAGATTAGGGCTAGAAGCTGCCATTCTGGCTGCTAATGGTATGGAGACCAACTCTCTCATACTTGATGATGTGCCCGGATGCTCTGGTTTTAGTGCTTTTTATGGTGACTATCAGCCTAAAGCTCTTTCTTCACCTGGAAATCAGTATGAATTTCTTCTTGAGACGCAAGACATTGCTTTCAAGTCCTTTCCAGCACATTTAGGAATGCACTGGATCGCTGACGCTTCTGTCTCAGTGAGGAACAGATTTGAAGAGCAATATGGTTCATTTGACCCATCTGCCATTCAGACTATTGTTCTTAGAATTCCAGTCTCCAAATACATCAACAGACCCTTCCCTGACTCCGAGCATCAGGCTCGTCACTCCTTCCAGTTCAATGCCTGTACGGCACTACTGGATGGGGAAGTCAACATTAAGTCTTTCCATGAAGATAAAATGTTTCGTAAGGAAATCCATAATCTCCTGagcaaagtggtagtggagcacccACAAGACAATGAGGCCAACTTTGATAAGATGTATGGAGAAGTGGCCTTGCTGCTGAAAAATGGAGATGTGATTATTGGAAAATGTGACACTTTTTATGGGCACTGGAGGAAACCTTTGAGCCGAGAATCTCTACTGAAGAAATTCATGTCCAATGCTGGGGACATCCTACAGAAAGACCAAATTCAGGGGGTAATCCAGATGGTAGAGAATCTAGAGAGTATCTCCGATAGCTCACAGTTACCCCTCCTGCTCCAGTAA